From Medicago truncatula cultivar Jemalong A17 chromosome 7, MtrunA17r5.0-ANR, whole genome shotgun sequence, a single genomic window includes:
- the LOC11439799 gene encoding heat shock cognate 70 kDa protein gives MARKYEGRAVGIDLGTTYSCVAVWLDDHNRVEIIHNDQGNRTTPSVVAFTDYQRLIGNGAENQSATNPENTVFDAKRLIGRKYSDPIVQKDIMLWPFMVTSGVNDKPMITVKYKGQEKQFCAEEISSAVLTKMREIAEAYLGSPVKNVVVTVPAYFNDSQRKATIDAGAIAGLNVIRILNEPTAAAIAYGLDKRSNYDGKRNILVFDLGGGTFDVSILTIKGDVFDVKATAGNTHLGGEDFDNRMVYYFIGEVIGVNDKPMIIVKYKGEEKRYCAEEISSMILTKMREVAEKYLMSPVKNAVVTVPAYFNDYQRKATIDAGAIAGLNIIRIINEPTAAALAYGLDKRTNCAEERNIFIFDLGGGTFDVSLLTIKDKVFHVKATAGNTHLGGEDFDSRMVDHFAQEFNKKNKVDITGNSRALRRLRTACERAKRTLSFASCTTIELDSLFNGIDFISSITRAKFDAINMDLFIECLETVESCHNDAKMDKSSIHDVVLVGGSSRIPKSINPDVAVAYGAAVQAALLCDGFKNAPNLVFQDVTPLSLGLAIKGDLMTVVIPKNTSVPVKKTQTYKTTEDNQDSSVIIVYEGERARASDNNLLGSFNLWLPAAPRGLPLEVCFDINENGILVVSASEKSTGNRTEIPITNEKERLSSQQIKEMTREAENYRIEDEKFLRKANVMNGLDHCIYKLKKALKRKDVKLNLSSKENDKINNAITKATNLLDSDKQSEIDVLENHLKELDSIFQQIIGRYV, from the exons ATGGCAAGAAAATACGAGGGACGTGCTGTCGGAATAGACCTCGGAACAACCTATTCATGTGTTGCTGTGTGGCTTGACGATCACAATAGAGTTGAGATTATTCACAATGATCAAGGCAATAGAACTACACCTTCTGTTGTTGCTTTCACTGATTATCAAAGGTTGATTGGCAATGGAGCTGAGAATCAATCTGCTACCAACCCCGAAAACACTGTATTTg atgctAAGAGGTTAATTGGTAGGAAGTATAGTGATCCTATTGTTCAAAAGGATATCATGTTGTGGCCATTCATGGTTACTTCTGGTGTTAATGACAAACCCATGATTACTGTTAAGTACAAAGGTCAAGAGAAGCAATTTTGTGCTGAGGAAATATCATCTGCGGTTCTTACAAAGATGCGAGAGATTGCAGAGGCATACCTTGGATCACCCGTCAAAAATGTCGTTGTTACTGTGCCGGCATACTTCAATGACTCTCAGCGAAAAGCAACCATAGATGCTGGTGCCATTGCTGGACTTAACGTCATTCGGATACTCAATGAACCTACTGCCGCAGCTATTGCATATGGCCTTGACAAGCGAAGTAACTATGATGGTAAACGGAATATTTTGGTATTTGATCTTGGTGGTGGTACTTTTGATGTGTCTATACTCACAATTAAGGGTGATGTCTTTGACGTAAAAGCCACTGCTGGAAACACGCACCTAGGGGGAGAAGACTTTGATAACAGAATGGTGTACTACTTT ATTGGGgag GTCATTGGGGTGAATGACAAACCCATGATTATTGTTAAATACAAGGGTGAAGAGAAGCGTTATTGTGCTGAGGAAATATCATCGATGATCCTCACAAAGATGCGAGAGGTTGCAGAGAAATATTTAATGTCCCCTGTAAAGAATGCAGTTGTTACTGTGCCTGCATACTTCAATGATTATCAGCGAAAAGCCACTATAGATGCCGGGGCCATTGCTGGCCTTAATATCATCCGGATAATCAATGAACCAACAGCTGCTGCTCTCGCATATGGCCTTGACAAGAGAACAAATTGTGCTGAAGAACGAAATATATTCATCTTCGACCTTGGTGGTGGAACTTTTGATGTGTCTCTCCTTACAATTAAGGATAAGGTCTTTCATGTTAAAGCCACCGCTGGAAACACTCACCTCGGAGGAGAGGACTTTGATAGTAGAATGGTGGACCACTTTGCACAAGAATTTAACAAGAAGAACAAGGTGGACATTACTGGAAACTCAAGAGCCTTAAGGAGGTTGAGAACGGCATGCGAGAGAGCAAAAAGGACACTATCTTTTGCTTCTTGCACCACCATTGAATTAGATTCTTTATTTAATGGCATTGACTTTATTTCATCAATCACTCGTGCCAAATTTGACGCAATCAATATGGATCTGTTCATCGAATGTTTGGAAACTGTTGAGAGTTGTCATAATGATGCCAAGATGGACAAGAGTTCTATCCatgatgttgttcttgttgGTGGCTCCTCTAGAATTCCAAAA AGCATCAACCCTGATGTGGCCGTTGCTTATGGCGCAGCCGTTCAGGCTGCTTTATTATGTGATGGCTTTAAGAATGCTCCAAACTTGGTGTTTCAAGATGTCACCCCATTGTCTCTAGGCCTGGCAATAAAAGGAGATCTGATGACTGTTGTGATTCCTAAGAACACGTCCGTTCCCGTCAAGAAAACACAGACCTATAAGACAACGGAAGATAACCAAGATTCTTCTGTTATTATTGTTTATGAGGGTGAGAGAGCAAGAGCAAGTGACAACAATCTGCTTGGTTCTTTTAATCTTTGGCTCCCAGCTGCTCCTCGTGGTCTTCCACTAGAGGTATGCTTTGACATCAATGAAAATGGAATCTTAGTCGTTTCTGCGAGTGAAAAATCTACTGGTAATAGGACTGAGATTCCAATAACtaatgaaaaagaaagattGTCGTCTCaacaaattaaagaaatgaCTAGAGAAGCTGAAAATTACCGTATTGAAGATGAGAAATTCCTAAGGAAGGCCAATGTAATGAATGGATTAGACCATTGCATTTATAAGCTGAAGAAAGCTCTAAAGAGGAAGGATGTTAAATTAAATCTCTCATCTAAAGAAAATGACAAGATCAATAATGCAATTACGAAGGCCACAAATCTGCTTGACAGTGATAAACAAAGTGAAATTGATGTTCTGGAAAATCATCTGAAGGAGCTTGATAGTATATTCCAACAAATCATTGGAAGATATGtctag
- the LOC11446123 gene encoding heat shock cognate 70 kDa protein — MDSIKRRKIMAKEYEGRAVGIDLGTTYSCVAVWLDQHQRVEIIHNDQGNRITPSFVAFNNEQRLIGDAAKNQSATNPENTIFDAKRLIGRKFSDPVVQRDILLWPFKVISGVNDKPMITVKYKGQEKHFCAEEISSMVLTKMREVAEAYLGSPVKNAVVTVPAYFNDSQRKATIDAGTIAGLNVIRIINEPTAAAIAYGLDKRNDCDGSRNIFVFDLGGGTFDVSILTIKGDVFEVKATAGNTHLGGEDFDNRMVNYFVEELKKKNKVDISQNPKSLRRLRTACERAKRILSFAFVTTVEVDALFTGIDFCSSITRAKFEELNMDFFNECMNIVDTCLRDSKIYKNDIDDVVLVGGSSRIPKVQEQLLEYFKGKELFMGINPDEAVAYGAAVQAAILSEGCKNVPNLVLRDVTPLSLGISVSIEHIMSVVIPRNTSIPVKKTSRYSTLYDNQCLVNFLVYEGERPRAADNNLLGSFGLRCLPGPRGQPLEVCFSIDENGILTVTAREISTGNMNMITITNDKERLSMFDIEKMIKEAEKYHVEDMQFLRRAKVMCELDSCVYNMKKALKKKDVNLILSPQEIAKINNAITVAMDLLDKNKKEKEIDVLEGYLEELERMSKHLISKANNFIFLG, encoded by the exons ATGGATTCCATCAAAAGAAGAAAGATCATGGCAAAAGAATACGAAGGACGTGCAGTGGGAATAGATCTTGGAACAACCTATTCATGTGTTGCTGTGTGGCTTGATCAACACCAAAGAGTTGAGATTATTCACAATGATCAAGGAAACCGAATAACACCttcttttgttgctttcaaCAATGAACAAAGGTTGATTGGCGATGCTGCTAAGAATCAATCTGCTACTAACCCTGAAAACACTATCTTTG ATGCTAAGAGGTTAATTGGTAGGAAGTTTAGTGACCCCGTTGTTCAAAGAGATATATTGTTGTGGCCATTCAAGGTTATTTCTGGTGTTAATGACAAACCTATGATTACTGTTAAGTACAAGGGTCAAGAGAAGCACTTTTGTGCTGAGGAAATATCTTCTATGGTGCTTACAAAGATGCGAGAGGTTGCGGAGGCATATCTGGGGTCGCCGGTCAAGAATGCCGTTGTTACTGTGCCAGCTTACTTCAATGATTCTCAGCGAAAGGCCACCATAGATGCTGGTACTATTGCTGGACTTAATGTCATTCGGATAATCAATGAACCTACTGCGGCAGCTATTGCATATGGCCTTGACAAGAGAAATGACTGTGATGGTAGCCGAAATATTTTTGTCTTTGATCTGGGTGGCGGGACTTTTGATGTGTCTATCCTCACAATTAAGGGTGATGTCTTTGAAGTGAAAGCCACTGCAGGAAACACTCACCTTGGGGGCGAGGACTTCGATAACAGAATGGTGAACTATTTTGTTGAGGagttaaaaaagaagaataaagtGGACATCAGTCAGAACCCAAAATCCTTAAGGAGGTTGAGAACTGCCTGTGAGAGGGCAAAAAGGATACTCTCTTTTGCTTTTGTTACCACTGTTGAGGTAGATGCTTTATTTACGGGAATCGACTTTTGTTCATCAATTACTCGTGCTAAATTTGAGGAACTTAACATGGACTTTTTCAATGAGTGTATGAATATAGTTGACACCTGTCTCAGGGATTCAAAGATATACAAGAatgatattgatgatgttgtaCTTGTCGGTGGCTCGTCTAGGATTCCCAAAGTGCAGGAACAATTGCTAGAATATTTCAAGGGGAAGGAATTATTCATGGGTATCAACCCAGACGAGGCTGTTGCTTATGGTGCAGCTGTTCAGGCTGCTATTTTGAGTGAAGGCTGTAAGAATGTCCCCAACTTGGTGCTACGAGATGTGACCCCTTTGTCACTTGGTATTTCTGTAAGTATTGAACATATCATGAGTGTGGTGATTCCTAGAAACACTTCCATACCTGTCAAGAAGACAAGTCGATATTCCACCCTTTATGATAACCAGTGCCTTGTCAATTTTCTTGTTTATGAGGGTGAGAGACCAAGAGCTGCTGACAATAATCTGCTTGGTTCATTTGGGCTTCGTTGTCTTCCAGGTCCCCGTGGCCAGCCCTTGGAGGTATGCTTTtcaattgatgaaaatggtatcCTGACTGTTACTGCTAGGGAAATATCCACAGGCAATATGAACATGATCACCATAACCAATGACAAAGAAAGGTTGTCAATGTTCGACattgaaaaaatgattaaagaagCTGAGAAATACCATGTGGAAGATATGCAATTTTTAAGAAGGGCCAAGGTAATGTGTGAATTAGATTCTTGTGTTTACAATATGAAGAAGGCTttaaagaagaaggatgttaATCTGATTCTCTCCCCTCAAGAAATTGCAAAGATCAACAATGCAATTACTGTTGCTATGGATTTGCTtgataagaataaaaaagagaaagaaatagaTGTTCTTGAGGGTTATCTGGAGGAGCTGGAGAGAATGTCGAAACACCTTATATCCAAGgctaataattttatttttcttggatAA
- the LOC11439333 gene encoding heat shock 70 kDa protein: protein MKPFFSETCFLRILPRIKVPRLLIGRKFSDPVVQRDILLWPFKVISGVNDKPMITVKYEGLEKQFCAEEISSMVLTKMREVAEAYLESPVKNAVVTVPAYFNDSQRTATIDAGTIAGLNVIRIINEPTAAAIAYGLDKRNDREGFKNVPNLVLRDVTPLSLGIAARIEHIMSVVIPRNTSIPVTKTNRYTTLYDNQRIVLVLHMALTRETKTKRPARNINAITITNNKDRLSMFDIEKMIKEAEKYHVEDMQFLRRAKVMCALDSCVYNMKNALEKNNVNLILSPQEIAKINNAITVAMDLLDMNKKEKEIDVLEGYLEELERMSKHLISKANNFIFLG from the exons ATGAAGCCTTTCTTTTCTGAAACCTGTTTCCTGCGGATTTTGCCAAGGATTAAGGTTCCCAG ATTGTTAATTGGTAGGAAGTTTAGTGATCCGGTTGTTCAAAGAGATATATTGTTGTGGCCATTCAAGGTTATTTCTGGTGTTAATGACAAACCTATGATTACTGTCAAGTACGAAGGTCTAGAGAAGCAATTTTGTGCTGAGGAAATATCTTCTATGGTGCTTACAAAGATGCGAGAGGTTGCGGAGGCATATCTGGAGTCACCGGTCAAGAATGCCGTTGTTACCGTGCCAGCTTACTTCAATGATTCTCAGCGAACGGCCACCATTGATGCTGGTACTATTGCTGGACTTAATGTCATTCGGATAATCAATGAACCTACTGCTGCAGCTATTGCATATGGCCTTGACAAGAGAAATGACCGTGAAG GCTTTAAGAATGTCCCCAACTTGGTGCTACGAGATGTTACGCCATTGTCACTTGGTATTGCTGCAAGGATTGAACATATCATGAGTGTGGTGATTCCAAGAAACACTTCCATACCTGTCACAAAGACAAATCGATATACCACCTTATATGATAACCAGCGCATTGTCCTTGTATTGCATATGGCCTTGACAAGAGAGACCAAGACCAAGAGACCAGCGC GCAATATAAATGCTATCACCATTACTAACAACAAAGACAGGTTGTCAATGTTCGACattgaaaaaatgattaaagaagCTGAGAAATATCATGTGGAAGATATGCAATTTTTAAGAAGGGCCAAGGTAATGTGTGCATTAGATTCTTGTGTTTACAATATGAAGAACGCTTTAGAGAAGAACAATGTTAATCTGATTCTCTCCCCTCAAGAAATTGCAAAGATCAACAATGCAATTACTGTTGCTATGGATTTGCTTGATatgaataaaaaagagaaagaaatagaTGTTCTTGAGGGTTATCTGGAGGAGCTGGAGAGAATGTCGAAACACCTTATATCCAAGgctaataattttatttttcttggatAA